In the genome of Bremerella sp. P1, the window TCTTGCTTGCCTTGGGCATTCAATTTCGCCTGGTCGACTCGGTGACCCTGACTCAGGAAGCGAGTCAGTTTCTTGCGAAGCAATTCAACTCGAAGAAGGCCGAGCCAAGCGACGTGCCGACGGCCTTCGTTGCGGCAGCCGAAGATTCTAATATCGTCTCGGCCAAGAAGACAATTAAACCTCCGCAGTGGTTGGGTTGGGCCCTTATTTCGATGGGTGCCGTGCTAGTGCTTCATAGCTTGGCGATGCCGAAGCCTGGTTAGCAAATCTCTCAAACCCAAGAATTACGCAAGCGTCTTGATCTAATGGCATCGCCTCGTGGCATCGGTAGATATGATGTCGCGAGTTATCTTTGCGGCAAAAGGGCAAGCTGGGCACAAACTGCGAATCGTGATCTTGTGCCGAAAGGCGGCAGTCTCTTATAAAAGTCGCTGACGAATTGGCCATTGACAGGCCGATTGCGGCGTTGATCGATCCTCAATTTAATTGACTGAGGAGAGATACGCGATTCCAAGAAACGTGCGGGAACAATGAGCCCTTCGGAATCGGCATAAGCGTTACCATATTTGACGTAAATTGTGCTAAACTCGTCAAAAACTCACACCTTATTCATAAGCGTATCCGAGTATACTAACGTTAGATCACTGATTTTCTCCAATGAAGCATTGGGACAGAGAAAGTTGTGATGGCTAATGCCTTCCCTTACCCTGCTTGGGGCCTTTAAGACACTTTCCCATCAACTGCGTCTACACAATTTCCCCGAATGCCAAGATGCCCAAGCTCTTGAGGCATTTCTACATGTTCGCGCAAGAATCAAGACTCTGAAAAGCACGGCAGAACTTCAATCGTCGTGCAATGAGAAGTCGCTGCGGAGATGCCAAGATGAGTTCGAATTTGCCGAGCTCGTTCTTGAACGTCTGCGTTCGTACATTGATCACGCGCGACCGCTAACGCCAATAGAGATGGTTTCGGCAATGTCGGCGCTCCAGTTCCTGGCGCGTCGTTTGATGGTTCCCTTTGAGGATTGGGATCTTGAGCGAACCAATACACCCGACTTAGCCGATCTGCTTGTGGAGCAAGTGTGATGTCTGACATTCGAAGGGCGGGGAAACGACTTGCCTGCTTCTTCAATTGGAGTGACTTAAAGAGAGACCTTCCCAACAAAGTGTCGCAGAGCTGGGAAGGTCCCCAGTTAAGCATGACTTGCAGTCCGGTTAGTCTTCCAAGAATGAACCTGGATCAAAGTTGGTATCCAATCCAGGAGTAAAGCAACCTCGACGATGATCGTTTCTGTCCCACGTTCGTCTCGGGGAAGCCGGGCCGGCCGCTTTAAGCGGCCGGCCTTCTTTACTTCTTGTCATACCTAAGAGGGTCGCAAGATCCGCTATAGTGTCTGAAATCGCAAGAACGATATGCGCTTCTTGAATCGACAAGTTAGCAATGTGTCAAACAGCAGATTTAAGTCGGCCTGACCGACAACGCCGTCAGAATGATCAAATTCGGTGGGCAGTCAGTAGTCACCCGGGTTAAGAGTTGCTCTGCAAAGTGTGATGCAGATTACATTTGGATAAACGTCCAGCGTGTGATTTATGGCCTGTAACGCGGGTTTTCGTCCTCAGGAAAACGAGGATTACCACGTAGAACATTGGCATCGCGGATGGAGCTGTAAGGTCGCAAGCGAACATCTTCCAGGCTGGCGGAAAATGTGCCTTGGCCGGGAACGACCAGCTTGATCACGAGTGTTCCCAGCGGCGACACACGGCCATCGGTAGCCGGAGAAATTGCTTGGTACGGCAGCCGTGCCACGCGGGAGTCATACCGCGGAAACGTTTGATCCAGCGGAATTCGCCAGCTACCGATCTTCACGAAACGAGCGCCCCTGCCGTGCGGAACGCTCGAGAACGACGCATTCTGGAAGGCATAAAGTTCCGCTTCTAAGTGCCCGCGAGCTGCGGTTGGAAGTCCCTGGGCATCCTCCGGCGTAAAGGTGACCTCCAGGCCATCAACGCTTGGGTCGCTATCCCAACTTTTGAAGGTTGCCCAAGACGAGACGGTCGAGATGGGAGCGGTCGTGGGGCCAGCTTCGAGTTGTTCTACCGCCACTTGGTTCTCTCTCGGAGTCACGGGCGGGCCGAGCGTAATCACATTGGCGGCGCCCTTAGTCTGACGCTCTTCCGTTTGGACTTTCGTGATCAGGGTTGCCAGTTTTTCGAACGAAGCGGGAAGTTCGTTGATCGTTAGATGACGAATCGCCGTCCATGAGATCGGACGACTTAGCTCAATCGACCCGCGACTGGTCGTGAGGTGGACCGTATTGAAGTCGCTTTTGGGGGAAATTCTACCCCGGAACGTTCGACCGCTGGCCGTTGTAAGCTCGACGATGGCCGAGGGGGCAAGATCCTGGGCAAACACATGTCCAGTGGCCAGGGTCAGGAAGCTGCCAAGGACGAACAGAAAGGCCACAACAATCGGCGCGAGTGAGAGAGAGGTCATGGAGTCGTACATGGGCATCTGCCGTTGGGACAAGTTTCAATCGATAAGGTGCTCCTTCCCAAATGCAGTCGCAGTGCCAAGTAGAATCGATATACCTGGTCGTGTTCTTAAGTGTTGTAATAGAAATGCTTTGCGGCGACTTGTGTTGATTGCCGAGTTGTTGCTTAGAAGCAACGAAGATGTTTTTTCACCGCACGATGATTTCTTAACGCAACATCGCAATTCTCAAGCTACACTTGCGCGGTTTTTTGTTGGGTATCGTGGATAACGAGAGATCTACCGTGAAGAAACTGCTACCGAGCTTGTTGAGTATCTTCTGTGTCGTGTTGAGCTGCGTGGTGGCCATGTCGCCACCAGAGCAATCTGCAGCGGCCGAGCAAAATGCGGCTCCGGTAACTGACCGAATGAAGTCGGCTCAGCAGCTTCAGGAAAAGATGAAGCGGCTTCGCGAAGGGGCTGAAATCGTCGATGCATCAGGCACATTCGAATGGATCGGAGATCGCCTGAGCTTTGTGCAAGACGGCGAGAAAATGGTCCTCAAGATATTAGAAAACCGCATGATGGAACGCGTGGTTCAGGCCCAGGAAAGTTCGACCGGAGAGCTGAACTGGGTCGTCTCTGGGATCGTTACCGAGTACCGCGGAGGCAATTTTCTACTTCTGAAGCACGCTGTGCTTACCGGTAAACGTGGGGAATAGAACCCTGGAAACGTTGCGGCTTGGGCGATCGGGCAATTCTATTTGTCGTTGACAGCGCGTAAGTGGAAATTATCATAGGCTTTAGCGTTTGAGACGATTCTGGCGCTGAAGTGGCCTGTAAGATTCTCAGAATGCTCATTTTTCCTTTGTATTCGCGATTCTCGTTACGTTAGAATTCTGCGAAGTCTTCAGGTAAAGGAATTGAAAGCAATGTCGGACCAAAAGCGCCTCAAAGTAACCGAGGTGGAGGACGTCGCCGTAGTCGAATTCAAGGATCGCAAGATCCTGGATGACGTCCAAATACAAGAAATTGGGCAAGAGTTTAACGACCTGGTCGAGGTCGATAAGAGACGCAGCATTTTGCTGAACTTCTCCCATGTCGAATTCCTATCGAGTTCGGCTTTGGGGAAGCTAATTAGCCTCGACAAGCAGGTTAAACAGCAGGACGGGCATTTGAAGATGAGCAATATTCGCCCGGAGATTATGGAAGTGTTTGCCATAACCCGGCTGAATAAGTTGTTTGATATTAAGGACGACGTTCCCGACGCATTAGCTGCGTTTCGTGGCTAATTGGGAGTCCCTGTTTTCCGTTAGGGGGTTTTGTCGCTAAACTGATGCTATCACCCGTCTTTTGACAGGGTGTCTAGCGGCCAGCAGACATCAGTCAGGAAGAAGGCGTTCCTGACTGGCTTTTCCCGTAACACTCCTCCCATTCGTGATTGCGCTTAGTTATGGGCAATGACAATAACTGGCTTTGGTCGAACAAGGAAACGATTCCTAGTGATACGGCCGAAGGACAGCGTCTCATCAAAGAACTGCTGAACCAACTCGAGCTTGCCGAGTGGGCCATGCACGATAGCTTCGGTATCCACCTGGCCGCCGAAGAGGCTATCGTCAACGCAATTAAGCACGGAAACAAACAAGATCCGAACAAGTCGGTCGAAGTCGATATGCGCGTCGGAAAAGAACGTGTCATGATCCACATTACCGATGAAGGCCCTGGATTTAAGCCCGAAGATGTTCCCGATCCCACGCTGGACGAAAATCTGGACGTCCCCTCCGGCCGCGGCGTCATGCTGATCAAGGCGTATATGTCGGAAGTCTCGTACAACGAAAAAGGGAACTCAGTCAAAATGGTGAAAACCCGCTCGGCATAGCCTGCCAGCAGTAGGATTTTGACTGGCTAGAGAACCTTCCTTCGGGAAAATTGTCTTCTTCGATAGCACCGGAATCCTTTCTTGCCGTCCCCCTCATAACTTTCGCGTTAGGTGGCCTTGAAAGGGCAAAGGAAAAACGTAAACTTAGCTGTTCCTCTGATCCCCTGTAGCTCAGTTGGTAGAGCAGGCGGCTGTTAACCGCCTTGTCGCAGGTTCGAGTCCTGCCGGGGGAGCTCGTTTACTTTCTACGGAAAGAAACGCCAAACCAGTTAACGCCCGGCGTCGAGAGATCGGCTGCCGGGCGTTTTGCGTTTACGGCCAGTTCCCGCAAGGGTTTGCGGCGTTCTGGCCATCTGCACGGCGCTCTCTGTTTCGAGAGAGAATCTCCGGGGTCCGAAAGGGACCTTCAAGGTTCCTTCCGCAGCCCGGAATCTCGGGCCAAAACTCTCGAAGTCTCTGATTAACAGACCCCCAAAAGTTAACAGGCTGGTCCCTTGCGCTGAGCGGAAGGGACCCTTCTTGCAGGCTTCTCCAGAACAATGCCCGGCGTCGAATACAGTCGGCAAGTCGGGAGTTAGTGGTTGTGCGCCGCGCCATTTACCATGCTGCCCTCAGCCCATAATGGCAGCTAAATTGATTACGGGATTGGTGATGGGATTCAGCGAACGATAGGGGCATTCCAATGGCAAAACGTGACCCAAACAAAACGGCACGAAACCGAATCATTGCGGCTATCAAAGAAAAACTTCGTTCGCTCCTGCCTAGAGTCCTAAAGGACACGGGCTACTCTAGCGAGGCGTCACTCAACGCGACTATTGGCAGTAAGCATGATGACTTTTTTGATCTGAAACACGACGTGGTTCCCAGCCACGAGCAATTCGTCATGCATTGGATGGAAGGATTCGTGAAGGCCGCCAAAACTCAGCACAGTTGCCGCGAGATGATGCGTCATCTGAAGAAGTCAAAGGCATTCAAAGAATACCTGCTGCTATTCCTGAAACGATCGTACCTGAAGCATTACGAGGAGCTTGCAAAACACAGGCCGCACGTCTCTGAAGCGATCTTATGGATCGGACAAACCAACGCAAATTACGGCCTGGCGGTAACACCTCGATTTAAGGATGGCCAGTGGGAAAACGACAAGAGCGAAATACGCGCATTTCGGAATGGCTACTGGACCATTGGTCATGTGATGGAGACAGGGCTGGTTATTCCCGGCAAAAAAAAGATCTTTGAATTCAGCGACGTTGACCAGTATTTGCTCTTCTTTACCGACACGCTTGTTCGCAATTCTGGTTCGACTCATGAGTATGAGCTTGCTGAACTCTATGCGGACTTCGTAAAGCAGCAGGAAGACCCCAATTCTGTTCCACTCCTGATACCGGAGTATCGATATGGCGGATTGCACAAGCAACACCGCTACCGACTCGACTTCCTCATCATCAATCCATTCACCCTAGACAAGGTTGGATTTGAATTGTCGCCGTGGTCCACGCATGGTTACCTGCGCAAAATCAAAGGGCTGACGCAGGCAAAAATCAATGAGATGGCCAAAGACAATTTTGAAAAAGAGATGGAGAAGCATCGCACTTTCTTTCAAGACAAAGGCATCTATTCCGTCATCTATACAGACAAGAACCTTAAAGACAAAAAGAAATTGTTCGAAAAGGACTTCGTGCCGTTGCTTCAGCCCGAGAGGCCTACAAGTTTCGTTTCGTTCGAGATAATGGAGGAATTCCTTGAATAAGATTAGTTGGCGGCGTTCGATGCGCTCCATTTCCAGGTGGTCGTGGGATTTACCCGACCTGCAATGGAAACGTCATCGCGAAATGCGGTCGAGTTAAGCTCCATCATTGGGCACATGAGTCGCCAAGCGTAACATGAGGAGCGGTCCCGCGCTTTCTCAACTGGCCTGCGTCATATTCATCCCGTGCCGGGTAGGTTAACAGATAGAGGCTGTTAACCATCTTGTTTCGCCAGACATCGCGCCGGTCGCAAAGCGAAGGTCGCTGTGGGCATCTCCACACGGAGGCTCCGCATGCGACCATTCGACGATTCTATTTCCATGACGCCTGACGAGCGTCGCGCCGCCATTGCCAAGATTTTAGCGGCTGGCATTCTCCGTCTTCACACGCGGGCTGCTCTCCCGTCAGCGTCTGCGTCATCTTCCGACGTCAAAAACACCGAGAATCCTGGCTCTCCACGCCTTGAAGTTCCCGGCGAAACCGTGCTCAGTGTCCACAACGGTTAACGGTTTCTGAGACCCAAGAGAAAGGAGAGTCCAATGCCTGTGAATATCGCTAAAGAGGTCGCCGCGCTGGAGCGGATGACCGTTCGCGAGCTGCGTCTGCGGTACGCGGAAGTTTTCAACGAAGAGACGAAGGCCGGCAACAAGGCCTGGTTGATCAAGCGAATCGCTTGGCGGTTGCAATCGCTGGAAGAAGGCGACATTTCCGAGCGAGCCCGGCAGCGGGCGGCCGAACTTGCCAACGACGCCGACGTGCGGTTGTCGCCACCCAGGGCCAAGCTCAAACCTGTGACCACACCGGATCGCACGACGACGGGGACGCTTGGCGACACCAGCGACGATCGACTCCCGCCGCCGGGAAGCATCCTCACCCGTGAATACAAAGGCCACATGGTCCAGGTGAAGGTACTGCCCAAAGGCTTCGAGTTCGAAGGCGAGGTCTACAAGTCGCTCAGCGGCGTGGCCAGGGCGATTACCGGCCAGCACTGCAACGGCTTCCATTTCTTTCGGCTCGGCAAGGAGAGCGTACGATGACCAGGACCAGAAGCAAACGCAACGAATCCCATCGCGACGTCGTCCGCTGCGCGATCTACACCCGGAAGTCCACTGAAGAAGGACTCGACCAGGAGTTCAACACGCTCGACGCCCAGCGAGAATCGGGCGAGGCGTACATCGTCAGCCAGCGTCACGAAGGCTGGGAGTGCCTTCCAGATCGCTACGACGACGGCGGGTTTACGGGCGGCAACATGGACCGCCCCGCTCTGCGGCGACTGATGGCGGACATCGAGGCTGGCAAAGTCGACTGCGTGATCGTTTACAAGGTTGACCGGCTATCCCGTAGCCTGCTCGACTTCGCCCGGATCATGGAGACGTTTGATCGCCACAATGTGTCGTTCGTCTCCGTGACCCAGCAGTTCAATACGTCCACATCGATGGGGCGGTTGGTGTTGAACGTACTCTTGTCCTTCGCCCAATTTGAACGGGAGATCATCTCCGAGCGGACGCGCGACAAGATCGCCGCCGCACGTCGCAAGGGCAAATGGTCCGGTGGCATGCCGCTGCTGGGATACAACGTAGATCCGCAGGGTTCAAAGCTTGTGGTCAACGAGACCGAGGCCGACCGCGTGCGAGCGATCTTCAATCTCTACTCCGAACACCAGTCGCTGCTCGCGGTGGTCGCCGAATTGGACGAACGGGGATGGGTCAACAAGCGGTGGACGACCAAGAAGGGAATTGAGCGCGGCGGGAAACGGTTCACCAAGACGAGCCTCCACAAGCTGCTGACCAACGTCACCTACATCGGAAAGCTTCGCTACAAGGACGAAGTCCACGACGGTGAGCACGAGGCGATCGTCAGTACCGACGTGTGGCAACGGGTCCAGTCGCTCCTGAGCCGGAATGGTCGAACGGGCGGAGCGGCGGTGCGGAACAAGTTCGGTGCCTTGCTTAAAGGCATCCTCCATTGTTCTGCGTGCGGGACCGCTATGTCTCCCTCGCATTCGACGAAGAACGGCAACAAGCGGTATCGCTACTACGTCTGCACGAACGCGCAGAAACGCGGCTGGCACAACTGTCCGTCGAAGTCGATTCCCGCGGGCGAGATCGAACGGTTCGTCGTGGAGCAGATCCGGGCCATTGGCCATGACCCTACGATGGTCCGCGACACGGTCGCGCAGGCGCGTTCACTGGGCCAGTCCGAACGATTGGGCCTGGAGTCCGAACTTCGCGGCGTCCGGCGCGACGTGGCGCACTGGGACGCCGAGGTTCGCGAACTGCTCCCGCAGGTTGAACCCGGCGACCGGGAGACGCCGGCCAGGAAGCGACTGGCCGATCTGCAAGAACGCATCCGAAGTGGCGAGCAACGGGCGACGGACATTCAGGAGCAGCTGCTCGCTCTGGATCGCACGATGATTGACGAAGCCGATGTTGCTGCGGCCCTCGCCAAGTTCGATCCGGTGTGGGAGGCACTCGCCCCGCGTGAACAAGTCCGCCTCATTGATCTACTAATTGAACGAATCGATTACGACGGCGGGACAGGCGACGTTTCGATCGCTTTCCACGCTGCCGGTATTCGGCAACTGGCTGACCAAATCGAAACGGAGGACGCGGCATGAACACGTCGATCAACTACCAATGCAAGCTGAAGTTCGAACGCCGAGGGCGCGGGGCACGCTTGTCGGCCCGCGTGGCGAATGACCAAGATGAATCCGAGTTGCCCAAAGGCCGAGTACCGCGTGTGGCCAGGCTGATGGCTCTAGCCATTCGGTTCGAAGACCTGATCCGGCGAGGCGAGGTGAGGGACTACGCGGAGTTGGCGCGGCTCGCGCACGTCACGCGAGCCCGCATCACCCAGATCATGAACCTGCGGTTGCTTGCTCCGGACATTCAGGAGGCGATTCTGTTTCTGCCGCGTTTTGAACGGGGACGTGACAGGATTGGATTGGCTCAGATTCAACCAATCGCTTTGACTGTTGACTGGAGGAAACAGCGTCAGCTTTGGCGACAACTCTCGTCCTCCAGCCTGAGTTTACCTCAGGTGCTTGTGAACGGCGCACAAACCAGTTAACATCCTGTTTGTTTACTGTTTAGTGATCGATGACCTTGGCGCAGGCGTTCGGATGAACTGTTTTCAGCTGATAAAGACTGTTCTCGACGAGGCATACGCAGCGATTCCTGGTGATCCAGGCACAAAGGACGCGTCGATACGAGAGGCTCTCGCATCCTTGTCGAACGAATACCGAAGTCTCACCAAAAAAGGCTGCTTGGATTACAGCGATCCTTGCCGTCGGTTCGCTTATATTTATCGCTATACCACGTCCCACGCCAATTTGGTTTACCGACTGATCGAAGGCACTGGCCAGCTTCGCACACTATTTGATGAGAACAAGGTCACCACCTCGTGTGTTGGCGGAGGTCCAGGGAGTGACTTTCTAGGGATTCTCAAGTACTGCTTGAAAGCTGGAAAGACACCCGAACTTAAATGCCAGATTCTCGACCGAGATGCGTCATGGGGAGAGTCCTGGAGTGACGTTGACGACAAGCTCGGCCCATCCTTTCGAATCTCAACGGTATTTCATCCTCTTGATGTGACCGACGCTGCGACTTGGATGAAGTTCTCAAAGTACCTTCAAGCTGATCTCTTCACTTTGATTTACTTTATGTCCGAGGTCTATGCGCTGCGTGAACAAGCTAATGCCTATTTTGAAACTTTGATGGGATCAGCAAAGTCTGGTGCGTTGATGCTCTATGTCGATAACAACTCACCGGGATTCGCATCTTGGTTCGACGAATTGGCAACGCGTCATGACTGGGCGATTGTAGCGGCAGATCAAGGCATGCAGAATCTCCCATTTGAGGAAGAAAAGACCGACCTGAGACCATACATTGACAAGTTTGATCCGCCCAAAATTCGCGCTGACGTCGCCTACAGGATTGCGCGAAAGCAATGATCATCTCCGCCAGTTACAAGAATGATATCCCGACGTTCTACGGTGAGTGGTTCATGAATCGCTTGCGCGCCGGGTATTGCAGGATGGTCAATCCGTGGAACCGAAAACAGATCAGCCGCGTGTCGCTCGAACTCGAGGATGTGGACGGAATCATTTTCTGGACGAAGAACATCGCCCCGTTTCTGCCAAACCTGAAGGAAGTTCACGAGCTCGGGTACCGTTTCGTCGTTCAGCACACGATCAACAATTATCCACGGGCACTGGAGTTCTCTGTGGTCGATGCCGACCGCAGCGTCCAGCACTTGCGCAAGGTTTCGGAAACGTATGGACCACGCACCTGTGTCTGGCGATACGACACGATCGTCATGTCTTCCCTGACACCGGCCGACTTTCACCGTGAGAACTTCTCGCAGCTGTGCGGCAAACTGGAAGGCGTCACTGACGAAGTGGTCGTGTCGTTTGCCCATCTGTATCAGAAGACTCTCCGGAACATGAACTGGGCGGGCGAAGAGTTTGGGTTCACCTGGCATGATCCGGACGCCGACGAGAAACGGGCCCTGTTGTTGGAACTGGTGCCGATCGCCAATGTTCATGGAATGCAGGTGACGGTCTGCTCACAGCCGGATCTGGTCGTGCCCGGGACCAATGAAGCCCGGTGCATCGACGCGGCACGGCTGGAAGAAGTTTCCGGGCGGACTATCCGTGTTGAAAAACGTGGAGCCCGCAAGGAGTGCGGCTGCTTCGCGTCCAAGGACATCGGCGACTATGACACCTGCCCACATGGGTGCGTCTACTGTTACGCGGTGCAAAACCGTAATCTGGCTCAGCGGCGTTACCACGAACATGACCCGGATTCCGAGTTCTTGTACCCAGTGCCGGGAGCGCCGGCGGATGAGCCGCGTCCGGACCCACAACGAAAACTCTTTGACTGAGTCGGAATGCGATGCGAAGCAGCGATGAAGGATCCCACACCCAATGAATGGCAGTTCGTTTAAGGATATCGAAAAGCTGGAAGCCGACCTCTGGTCGGCAGCGGACAACCTGCGCGCGAATTCGAAGCTCACGTCGAGTGATTACTTCATGCCGGTCTTGGGGATCATTTTTCTCCGTCATGCTGCCAATCGTTTTGACACGGCCACGAAGCAGATCGAAGAGGACAAAGCTGCGGGCAAAATGCCCAAGCGAAAGGTTATCGACCAGGACTACATTCGTCGCCGTGCCCTGCCGCTTCCAGAAGAGGCTCGTTACGACTGGATCATGACGATGGCGTCCAGTGGCGAGAAGGCTCTTCCGACGCTGGTCACGGACGCGATGAAAGCGATCGAGGAAAAGTTCGATCCGCTGAAGGGTGTCCTGCCGAAAGACTACGGAATCTTTGAGCCGCAGGTTCTCGAAGACTTGATGCGACTGTTTAACAGTGAGCAGATTCGCAGTGCCACGGGCGATGTGTTCGGCCGCATCTACGAGTACTTCCTGGCGCGGTTCTCCATTCAGAAAGCCCACGACAACGGCGAGTTCTTCACGCCGTCTTCGCTCGTGCAGATGATCGTCAACGTCATCGAGCCGGATCACGGCAAGGTCTTTGATCCAGCCTGCGGTTCCGGCGGGATGTTCGTGCAGTCCAGTCATTTCATCGAACACGAAGGTGGTGACACCGCGAAAAAGGTTGTGTTTTATGGGCAGGAGAAGAATCCGGACACAATCCGCATCGCGCAGATGAACCTCGCCGTGCATGGTCTGACTGGCGAGATCGCCGAGGCCATCACCTACTACCAGGACGAACATAATCTGGTTGGTGGAGCCGACTTCGTGATGGCCAATCCTCCGTTCAACGTCGACCTCGTCGATGCGGAACGGATCAAGACGGATACGCAACGGCTGCCGTTCGGGCTGCCGGGCGTCAACAAGCAGAAAAAGGTCTCAAACGGCAACTACCTGTGGATTTCGTATTTCTGGAGCTACCTCAATGAGACGGGCCGGGCCGGCTTTGTCATGTCGTCGCAGGCCTCCAGTGGCGGCCACGGCGAGAAGGACGTCCGCGAGCGGATTGTGAAGACCGGCGACGTCGATGTGATGATGTCGATCCGGTCGAACTTCTTCTATACGCGGACGGTCCCCTGCGAGTTGTGGTTCTTCGATCGCGGTAAGCCGAACGAGCGTCGCGACAAAGTCCTGATGATCGATGC includes:
- a CDS encoding type I restriction-modification system subunit M, with amino-acid sequence MNGSSFKDIEKLEADLWSAADNLRANSKLTSSDYFMPVLGIIFLRHAANRFDTATKQIEEDKAAGKMPKRKVIDQDYIRRRALPLPEEARYDWIMTMASSGEKALPTLVTDAMKAIEEKFDPLKGVLPKDYGIFEPQVLEDLMRLFNSEQIRSATGDVFGRIYEYFLARFSIQKAHDNGEFFTPSSLVQMIVNVIEPDHGKVFDPACGSGGMFVQSSHFIEHEGGDTAKKVVFYGQEKNPDTIRIAQMNLAVHGLTGEIAEAITYYQDEHNLVGGADFVMANPPFNVDLVDAERIKTDTQRLPFGLPGVNKQKKVSNGNYLWISYFWSYLNETGRAGFVMSSQASSGGHGEKDVRERIVKTGDVDVMMSIRSNFFYTRTVPCELWFFDRGKPNERRDKVLMIDARNVFRKVNRTICDFSPEQMANLSSIVWLYRGQKDRFIALVQSYLVAITAECAAIPPALEQFEATLADLEGKYKAFETAMQSCESLPAESKASVEESALEHREAIQPYRKDRKSLDADLSAFVKVTNGKPPATTRPQQTARSKFDPLAERIRGLIKQIDLLYKIAERTHGYIGKMLADANDDAKESLTYDRRQIGRDLKQLEVQRRDAVEQLRRAVYFHRQVTWLLERFPEGKLTDVPGLVKVTDRDDIEAADWSLSPARYVGVAPAEVDDDFDFDETIRDIHTELVDLNGEAVELAKVIHVNFEEMGL
- a CDS encoding DUF1848 domain-containing protein is translated as MIISASYKNDIPTFYGEWFMNRLRAGYCRMVNPWNRKQISRVSLELEDVDGIIFWTKNIAPFLPNLKEVHELGYRFVVQHTINNYPRALEFSVVDADRSVQHLRKVSETYGPRTCVWRYDTIVMSSLTPADFHRENFSQLCGKLEGVTDEVVVSFAHLYQKTLRNMNWAGEEFGFTWHDPDADEKRALLLELVPIANVHGMQVTVCSQPDLVVPGTNEARCIDAARLEEVSGRTIRVEKRGARKECGCFASKDIGDYDTCPHGCVYCYAVQNRNLAQRRYHEHDPDSEFLYPVPGAPADEPRPDPQRKLFD
- a CDS encoding STAS domain-containing protein; the protein is MSDQKRLKVTEVEDVAVVEFKDRKILDDVQIQEIGQEFNDLVEVDKRRSILLNFSHVEFLSSSALGKLISLDKQVKQQDGHLKMSNIRPEIMEVFAITRLNKLFDIKDDVPDALAAFRG
- a CDS encoding DUF2924 domain-containing protein; amino-acid sequence: MPVNIAKEVAALERMTVRELRLRYAEVFNEETKAGNKAWLIKRIAWRLQSLEEGDISERARQRAAELANDADVRLSPPRAKLKPVTTPDRTTTGTLGDTSDDRLPPPGSILTREYKGHMVQVKVLPKGFEFEGEVYKSLSGVARAITGQHCNGFHFFRLGKESVR
- a CDS encoding competence protein CoiA family protein, whose protein sequence is MYPTCNGNVIAKCGRVKLHHWAHESPSVT
- a CDS encoding recombinase family protein produces the protein MTRTRSKRNESHRDVVRCAIYTRKSTEEGLDQEFNTLDAQRESGEAYIVSQRHEGWECLPDRYDDGGFTGGNMDRPALRRLMADIEAGKVDCVIVYKVDRLSRSLLDFARIMETFDRHNVSFVSVTQQFNTSTSMGRLVLNVLLSFAQFEREIISERTRDKIAAARRKGKWSGGMPLLGYNVDPQGSKLVVNETEADRVRAIFNLYSEHQSLLAVVAELDERGWVNKRWTTKKGIERGGKRFTKTSLHKLLTNVTYIGKLRYKDEVHDGEHEAIVSTDVWQRVQSLLSRNGRTGGAAVRNKFGALLKGILHCSACGTAMSPSHSTKNGNKRYRYYVCTNAQKRGWHNCPSKSIPAGEIERFVVEQIRAIGHDPTMVRDTVAQARSLGQSERLGLESELRGVRRDVAHWDAEVRELLPQVEPGDRETPARKRLADLQERIRSGEQRATDIQEQLLALDRTMIDEADVAAALAKFDPVWEALAPREQVRLIDLLIERIDYDGGTGDVSIAFHAAGIRQLADQIETEDAA
- a CDS encoding ATP-binding protein; the encoded protein is MGNDNNWLWSNKETIPSDTAEGQRLIKELLNQLELAEWAMHDSFGIHLAAEEAIVNAIKHGNKQDPNKSVEVDMRVGKERVMIHITDEGPGFKPEDVPDPTLDENLDVPSGRGVMLIKAYMSEVSYNEKGNSVKMVKTRSA